From Prochlorococcus sp. MIT 1223, the proteins below share one genomic window:
- a CDS encoding DUF3721 domain-containing protein — MYVKKLILILSTASLLISCGTASKESGVPTIFDTKGEAEKAARDFGCTGAHKMGAKWMPCKEHGIHGHGSHK; from the coding sequence ATGTACGTCAAAAAACTAATACTAATTCTTTCTACTGCATCACTTTTAATTAGTTGCGGCACTGCGTCAAAGGAAAGCGGTGTTCCGACTATTTTTGATACAAAAGGCGAGGCAGAAAAAGCTGCTAGAGATTTTGGCTGTACAGGTGCTCACAAAATGGGTGCCAAATGGATGCCATGCAAGGAGCATGGCATCCATGGCCATGGTTCCCACAAATAA
- a CDS encoding DUF2237 domain-containing protein, protein MNSKNVLGTPLQLCNCNPMTGWFRDGSCSSDVRDLGMHTVCAVMTDSFLSYSKAQGNDLSTPMPQYDFKGLKSGDRWCLCAPRWKEAYDDGIAPMIILEATDFSTLEIIDLEILKEFEYKNIVR, encoded by the coding sequence ATGAACAGTAAAAATGTTCTTGGGACTCCTCTTCAGCTATGTAACTGCAATCCCATGACAGGTTGGTTTAGAGATGGTTCATGTAGTTCAGACGTTAGAGATCTAGGTATGCATACAGTCTGTGCTGTTATGACAGATTCATTTCTTTCTTATAGTAAGGCACAAGGTAATGATTTATCTACTCCTATGCCTCAATATGACTTTAAAGGGTTGAAATCAGGTGATCGCTGGTGTCTATGTGCGCCTAGATGGAAAGAAGCTTATGATGATGGGATAGCTCCAATGATAATCCTTGAAGCAACAGACTTTAGTACATTGGAGATTATAGATTTAGAAATATTAAAGGAATTTGAATATAAAAATATTGTTAGATAA
- a CDS encoding A24 family peptidase codes for MNKLTGYFILIAGGLIGIYVGKFINLISFRRAKNQSVSNIFTGLIRNKISLSSKEIEDGEVKLFAKDNAKRTNRFIRLNPESVEIACSCIVMISSLYTENDIYRDPQYIRILESWIISSILIFFTIIDLKYFWVPETAFRFAFSLAIVRNFFYSINTNFLKTITALSNYLVASLLGYVSFLIIAYIAKHIIGKKALGEGDIKLSALLGMLLGLKGWLITISLSFLLSFIIVLTLMVIGKLKIGEYIPFAPFLCLSAFLVWFTNNEYWINGIYSFNSIW; via the coding sequence ATGAATAAATTAACAGGATACTTTATATTAATAGCTGGAGGTTTAATTGGTATTTATGTAGGAAAGTTTATCAATTTAATTTCATTTAGAAGGGCTAAGAATCAATCAGTTTCAAATATTTTTACGGGCTTAATAAGAAATAAAATATCTCTTAGCAGTAAAGAAATAGAAGATGGTGAAGTAAAGTTATTTGCTAAAGACAACGCAAAACGAACAAATAGGTTTATAAGATTGAATCCAGAATCTGTAGAAATTGCATGTTCTTGTATAGTTATGATCTCAAGCTTATATACTGAAAATGATATTTATAGAGATCCTCAATATATTAGAATTTTAGAAAGCTGGATAATAAGCTCTATTCTTATTTTTTTTACGATAATAGACCTGAAATATTTTTGGGTTCCAGAAACGGCATTTAGATTTGCTTTCTCATTAGCGATAGTACGCAATTTCTTCTACTCTATAAATACAAACTTTCTAAAAACAATAACGGCATTATCTAACTACTTAGTGGCTTCGCTTTTAGGATATGTTTCTTTTTTAATCATCGCATACATAGCGAAACATATAATAGGGAAAAAAGCATTGGGGGAAGGCGATATTAAACTTTCAGCTCTACTAGGAATGTTACTTGGATTAAAAGGCTGGCTAATTACTATAAGCCTGTCTTTTCTACTTTCATTTATTATTGTATTAACACTTATGGTAATTGGTAAATTAAAGATAGGCGAATATATACCATTTGCACCTTTCTTATGTTTATCGGCATTCTTAGTTTGGTTTACGAATAATGAATATTGGATTAATGGTATATACTCTTTCAATTCTATATGGTAA
- a CDS encoding divalent metal cation transporter — translation MRLSSGGIRKTLGPGILLSGACIGGSHLMSSTTAGARFGFSLIGLILITNLLKYPFLLVGTRFTSATGLSLLEGFKIRNPLYLPIYLIVSLITGTFTIAAVSFVSGVLLTNIPVFSRFPAMDLSIAVLVISGLILLIGQYKALDRISKVLVLLLGLLTLFALISLLTNGALDAVDNSWINTEPSPWRLSNLSFLIPLMGWMPGPVELCVWPSLWMFSRSKDTNYRPNIEEAEFDFNLGYVITVITAIFFVALGALTMYKSGDLMISGTGVSFAQNLIRLYTLSIGGWAKWIIIPASFAAMFSTTLTCLDAYPRSISSIQGLLSGQDQGHGESIPERKRLQKWIVLHIFAAFIALLIARSGGIGVKDFVFTAMTGSFLTAPVFAWMAMDTINSPLVDKNYRYDYFMRCLCWAGLLFLSLFSVLFIAHSFFGLGFSS, via the coding sequence ATGAGACTATCTTCAGGAGGTATTAGGAAGACCTTGGGGCCTGGGATCTTGCTTTCAGGAGCATGTATTGGTGGATCTCACTTGATGTCTTCAACAACAGCTGGAGCCAGGTTTGGATTCTCCTTAATTGGGTTAATACTGATTACTAACTTATTAAAATATCCTTTTTTACTAGTAGGCACAAGATTTACTTCCGCTACAGGGCTATCCCTCCTAGAGGGATTTAAAATAAGAAATCCTCTTTATTTACCGATATATCTCATTGTTAGTTTAATTACAGGAACATTTACAATTGCAGCTGTTAGCTTCGTCTCAGGTGTTTTATTAACAAATATACCAGTATTTTCTAGATTCCCAGCTATGGACTTATCAATAGCTGTTCTAGTTATAAGTGGATTGATTCTATTAATAGGTCAATATAAAGCCTTAGACAGGATATCCAAAGTATTGGTTCTTTTACTTGGTCTTCTTACATTATTTGCTCTCATATCATTGTTAACTAATGGGGCGTTGGATGCTGTTGATAATAGTTGGATTAATACTGAACCTAGCCCTTGGAGGCTTTCTAACTTATCTTTTTTGATTCCCTTAATGGGATGGATGCCTGGTCCAGTTGAATTATGTGTTTGGCCTTCTCTTTGGATGTTTTCAAGATCAAAAGATACTAATTACAGGCCAAATATCGAAGAGGCAGAATTTGATTTTAACCTTGGCTATGTAATAACTGTAATAACTGCAATATTCTTTGTAGCTCTTGGTGCTTTAACAATGTATAAAAGTGGTGATTTAATGATCTCTGGTACTGGTGTTTCTTTTGCTCAGAACTTAATACGTCTTTATACCTTATCTATTGGAGGTTGGGCTAAGTGGATTATTATCCCTGCATCTTTTGCTGCAATGTTTAGCACAACACTAACTTGTTTAGATGCCTACCCCAGAAGTATATCTTCAATACAAGGACTTTTATCTGGTCAAGATCAAGGCCATGGAGAATCAATTCCTGAGAGAAAACGTTTGCAAAAGTGGATTGTTTTACATATATTCGCTGCATTTATTGCCCTTTTGATCGCGCGTAGTGGGGGCATAGGAGTTAAGGATTTTGTTTTCACTGCAATGACAGGTAGTTTTCTTACTGCCCCAGTATTTGCTTGGATGGCAATGGATACAATTAATAGCCCTTTAGTAGACAAAAATTATCGATATGACTATTTCATGAGATGCTTATGTTGGGCAGGTTTACTATTCTTAAGTTTATTCAGTGTTCTTTTTATTGCGCACTCATTCTTTGGATTGGGATTTTCTTCCTAG
- a CDS encoding DUF1651 domain-containing protein, which translates to MQIVDELPSGWLVSPCGEQLVLFIKDPMSPDNLQKYYLDKWSAFNGNRNKFKSRRIFIENEAIKIWHELINKGWNKFEIRTHNVA; encoded by the coding sequence ATGCAAATAGTCGATGAATTGCCATCAGGTTGGCTTGTTTCTCCTTGTGGAGAACAACTGGTTCTTTTCATTAAAGATCCCATGTCACCCGATAACTTACAAAAATATTACCTTGATAAATGGTCAGCCTTCAATGGAAATAGAAATAAATTTAAATCTAGAAGAATATTTATAGAAAATGAAGCAATTAAAATTTGGCATGAATTAATAAATAAGGGCTGGAATAAATTTGAAATAAGAACTCATAATGTAGCTTAG
- a CDS encoding DegT/DnrJ/EryC1/StrS family aminotransferase: MEIKEICWEAELDLNSVSSSVQEALYTKKLFRYQFKNADSPVNILEKTICSYVNSSFALGVSSATNAIFLALKASGVNSNSKVLIPAFTFTAVPSAVVQCGAEPVLIDITEGYVIDLVDLEAKIISSEAKYLLLSHMRGHLCDMDEVVRICKKHKIILIEDSAHALGVTWKGKHAGTFGIAGVYSLQSYKIINAGEGGVLVTNDPDIYWKSVFMSGSYENNYLLHSSKDQQIAKLYKNQLPVFNVRMNNLTAALAIPQVNNIESTITKVNKNYDRIVENLKEDILITFNNSSANIRPVRDSAQMRINLDESSRDRLKEELNRSGIPISYFGGINNSNARLYQNWKFINTSSIKLPNTRKNLSKVFDLRLPLHFSTKNIDIVSNTFLKVLKEL, encoded by the coding sequence ATGGAAATAAAAGAAATTTGCTGGGAAGCAGAATTGGATTTAAATTCTGTTAGCTCATCAGTTCAAGAAGCTCTTTATACTAAAAAACTGTTTAGATATCAATTTAAGAATGCTGATAGTCCTGTAAATATTCTAGAAAAAACCATATGTTCCTATGTAAATAGTTCTTTTGCTCTCGGGGTTTCTTCAGCGACAAACGCTATTTTCTTAGCTTTAAAAGCATCTGGAGTAAATTCCAATTCAAAAGTTCTCATACCGGCCTTCACATTTACAGCCGTACCTAGCGCTGTTGTTCAATGTGGAGCAGAGCCAGTACTTATAGATATAACAGAGGGTTATGTCATTGATCTAGTGGATTTAGAAGCAAAAATTATTTCCTCAGAAGCAAAATATCTTTTACTTTCTCATATGCGTGGACATTTATGTGACATGGATGAAGTAGTAAGAATATGCAAAAAACATAAGATAATCTTAATTGAAGATTCTGCACATGCTTTAGGAGTTACATGGAAAGGTAAGCATGCTGGTACATTTGGTATTGCTGGAGTTTACTCACTTCAATCATACAAAATAATTAATGCCGGGGAAGGAGGTGTTCTCGTAACTAACGACCCAGATATTTATTGGAAATCAGTTTTCATGTCAGGTTCTTATGAGAATAACTATCTTTTACATTCTTCTAAAGATCAGCAAATTGCAAAGCTTTATAAAAATCAGCTGCCCGTATTTAATGTAAGAATGAATAATTTAACAGCTGCTTTAGCAATACCTCAAGTCAATAATATTGAATCAACTATTACAAAGGTAAATAAAAATTATGATCGAATTGTAGAGAATCTTAAAGAAGATATTTTAATTACATTTAATAATAGTTCTGCAAATATAAGGCCAGTTAGAGACTCAGCTCAAATGCGAATTAATTTAGATGAATCTTCTAGAGATAGGCTTAAAGAAGAACTAAATAGATCTGGAATTCCTATAAGCTATTTTGGAGGAATAAATAACAGTAATGCCCGTCTATATCAAAACTGGAAATTCATCAATACAAGCAGTATAAAACTACCAAATACTAGAAAAAATCTATCTAAAGTATTTGATCTAAGACTTCCTCTTCACTTCTCAACTAAAAATATTGATATTGTTTCCAATACATTTTTAAAAGTATTAAAAGAGCTATAG
- a CDS encoding DUF1499 domain-containing protein has translation MEVPVKTTAAQSQLKECITHSHCIKEIWVVNDSRKAFDEAIKIIEETPRTTIIEKNNYYLHAEAKTRWMRYIDDLEIMLVDNNIEIRSESRVGISDNGVNKNRVNNIGQKMTLIVDRS, from the coding sequence ATGGAAGTGCCTGTTAAAACTACAGCTGCACAAAGTCAACTTAAAGAATGTATAACTCATTCTCATTGTATAAAAGAAATTTGGGTAGTTAATGACTCGAGAAAAGCTTTTGATGAAGCTATTAAAATAATAGAAGAAACTCCTAGAACTACAATTATTGAAAAGAATAATTATTACCTACATGCTGAAGCAAAAACAAGATGGATGAGATATATAGATGATCTTGAAATAATGCTAGTAGATAATAATATAGAGATTAGATCAGAGTCAAGGGTAGGAATTAGTGATAATGGAGTAAATAAAAATAGGGTTAATAATATTGGTCAAAAAATGACATTGATCGTTGACAGGTCATAA
- a CDS encoding cryptochrome/photolyase family protein: protein MSFECDLFWHRKDLRIRDNIGLLKAAEKTKSITGVYVFDQKIFNPSTMSTSRAWFILESLKELQQSWRKAGSELLLLKGDPIKVLPILCKAVNAKAITCNKDIDFYSRERDRELKEVINRNGVIFYEYWDHLLIEPGVIKTNTHTNFKVYTPFSSKWKKELINKKNEVNQIFVVNQPKNLIKLDLKILFKKNFKLFNQANLLKDIPQKIYNIEAKKVSLCPCKPGEEGANEQLKLFCSLSELENEININNNSGIYKYNRNRDLPIIQGTSFISAALSTGTLSPRVAWEAMNNAKSIALHRRNELEVISVNTWEKELIWREFYQHCLFLFPELEKGPFRKKWKNFPWDNNTNNFNSWMDGLTGYPIVDAAMRQLNTTGWMHNRCRMIVASFLVKDLICDWRIGEKYFMEKLVDGDIAANNGGWQWSASSGMDTKPLRIFNPLIQARKFDSEARYIKKWLPELSHVNPKDLINCEILPIERRGYPAPIVNHKEQQSLFKDLYSNLT from the coding sequence ATGTCTTTCGAATGTGATCTTTTCTGGCATAGAAAAGATCTTAGGATAAGAGACAATATAGGACTACTCAAAGCTGCAGAAAAAACTAAATCTATCACTGGAGTCTATGTATTTGACCAGAAAATATTTAATCCATCAACCATGTCCACATCCAGGGCTTGGTTTATTCTTGAAAGCCTCAAAGAGCTTCAGCAAAGTTGGAGGAAGGCTGGAAGTGAGTTATTACTCTTAAAAGGGGATCCTATAAAAGTACTTCCAATACTTTGCAAAGCAGTTAATGCTAAAGCTATTACATGCAATAAAGATATTGATTTTTATTCAAGAGAACGAGATAGGGAATTAAAAGAAGTAATAAATCGGAATGGAGTAATATTTTATGAGTATTGGGATCATTTATTAATCGAACCCGGTGTCATAAAAACAAATACACATACAAATTTCAAAGTTTATACTCCTTTTTCATCAAAATGGAAGAAAGAGCTTATAAATAAAAAAAATGAAGTCAATCAAATATTTGTTGTTAATCAACCAAAAAATCTAATCAAGCTTGATCTAAAAATTCTTTTTAAAAAGAATTTCAAACTCTTTAACCAAGCCAACCTTTTAAAAGATATTCCACAAAAAATTTATAATATAGAAGCTAAAAAAGTATCCTTATGCCCTTGTAAGCCAGGGGAGGAAGGCGCAAATGAACAACTAAAGTTATTTTGTAGTTTATCTGAACTTGAGAATGAAATCAATATCAATAATAATTCGGGAATATATAAATATAATAGGAATCGAGATCTACCAATAATACAAGGAACTTCTTTTATAAGTGCAGCACTTTCAACTGGAACTTTAAGCCCAAGAGTAGCTTGGGAAGCAATGAATAATGCCAAGTCAATTGCTTTACATAGGAGGAATGAATTAGAAGTTATATCAGTAAATACTTGGGAGAAAGAATTAATTTGGAGAGAGTTTTATCAACATTGTCTATTTTTATTTCCTGAACTTGAAAAAGGTCCTTTTAGAAAGAAATGGAAAAATTTTCCTTGGGATAATAATACTAATAATTTTAATTCATGGATGGATGGATTAACTGGATATCCAATTGTAGATGCAGCAATGCGACAACTTAATACAACTGGTTGGATGCATAATCGCTGTAGGATGATTGTTGCTTCGTTTTTAGTTAAAGACCTGATTTGTGATTGGAGGATAGGAGAAAAATATTTCATGGAAAAACTAGTAGATGGCGATATTGCAGCTAATAATGGAGGATGGCAATGGAGCGCAAGCAGTGGAATGGACACAAAGCCTTTAAGGATTTTCAATCCATTAATACAAGCACGTAAATTCGATTCTGAAGCAAGATATATCAAAAAATGGTTGCCCGAGTTATCTCATGTAAACCCAAAAGATTTAATCAATTGCGAGATTCTGCCTATTGAGAGAAGAGGTTATCCAGCGCCAATTGTTAATCATAAAGAACAACAATCTCTTTTCAAAGATCTTTATTCAAATCTTACCTAG
- a CDS encoding DUF4090 family protein, translated as MAFSGPDAIDQAIKVGLDLDGSPIPEKMLTLYKEVMEKENLRKRTGVKKSMRNRIVRTGSKHFDQSSLDQRLKEAGWDGLSSKEIGFFFG; from the coding sequence ATGGCTTTTTCAGGACCCGATGCGATTGATCAAGCAATTAAAGTTGGCTTAGATCTTGATGGATCTCCAATACCCGAAAAAATGCTAACTCTCTACAAAGAGGTTATGGAAAAGGAAAATCTAAGAAAAAGAACCGGAGTTAAAAAATCAATGCGAAATAGAATTGTTCGCACTGGTTCCAAGCACTTTGATCAGTCGAGTCTTGATCAAAGATTAAAAGAGGCCGGTTGGGATGGCCTTTCATCTAAAGAAATTGGATTTTTCTTTGGCTAG
- a CDS encoding chlorophyll a/b binding light-harvesting protein → MQTYGNPDVTYGWWAGNAGVTNRAGKFIAAHAAHTGLIAFACGASTIWEMSRFDPSIAMGHQSSIFLAHLASMGIGFDQAGVWTGENVVSVAVVHLIASMVYAGGALAHSLLFDGDLADGPVPTTKKFKLEWNNPDNQTFILGHHLLFFGVANIWFVEWARIHGIYDPAIDAVRQVEYNLNLNAIWSHQFDFLSIDSLEDVMGGHAFLAFAQIAGGAHHIATKMGSGLLGEYTTFKGSKVLSAEGILSFSLAGIGWMAIVAAFWCAQNTTVYPEAWYGEPLALKFGISPYWVDTGDVSDCTSFLGHTTRAALTNVHYYFGFFFIQGHLWHAIRALGFDFRSVTRAISNLDNARVTLEG, encoded by the coding sequence ATGCAAACCTACGGAAATCCAGACGTCACCTATGGGTGGTGGGCTGGTAATGCAGGTGTAACCAATCGTGCTGGGAAATTCATTGCAGCACACGCCGCTCATACCGGTTTAATTGCTTTCGCCTGCGGTGCAAGCACAATTTGGGAAATGTCTCGCTTTGACCCATCTATTGCAATGGGCCATCAAAGTTCGATTTTCCTTGCCCATCTTGCTTCAATGGGTATTGGTTTTGATCAAGCAGGAGTATGGACTGGCGAGAACGTTGTTTCTGTAGCCGTTGTTCATTTGATTGCTTCAATGGTTTATGCGGGTGGAGCACTTGCCCACTCATTGCTTTTTGATGGTGATTTGGCTGATGGCCCAGTCCCTACTACTAAAAAGTTCAAACTCGAATGGAATAATCCTGATAATCAAACTTTTATTCTTGGCCATCACCTCCTTTTCTTTGGGGTAGCAAACATTTGGTTTGTTGAATGGGCGAGAATTCATGGAATCTATGACCCTGCAATAGATGCTGTTCGTCAGGTTGAATACAACTTGAATTTGAACGCTATCTGGAGTCATCAATTTGATTTTTTATCAATAGATAGCCTCGAAGATGTTATGGGAGGTCACGCTTTCCTTGCTTTTGCTCAAATTGCTGGTGGTGCTCATCACATTGCAACAAAAATGGGCTCAGGCTTGTTAGGTGAATACACAACATTCAAAGGTTCGAAAGTTCTATCAGCTGAAGGGATTCTTTCCTTCTCTCTAGCCGGCATAGGTTGGATGGCAATTGTTGCAGCATTTTGGTGTGCACAGAACACAACTGTTTATCCTGAAGCTTGGTATGGAGAGCCATTAGCCCTCAAATTTGGAATCTCTCCTTATTGGGTTGATACAGGAGATGTTTCAGATTGCACTTCATTCTTAGGACATACAACTAGAGCTGCTCTAACAAACGTTCACTATTACTTTGGCTTCTTCTTTATTCAAGGACACCTATGGCACGCAATACGCGCTTTAGGGTTCGACTTTAGAAGTGTTACCAGAGCAATTAGTAACCTTGATAATGCAAGAGTTACGCTTGAAGGTTAA
- a CDS encoding Nif11 family protein — protein sequence MSEQDLQKFIKKVNSLKKMIESIEKSAERKERLASCSNHQEVVDLAKSWGFEIGERWGEK from the coding sequence ATGTCAGAACAAGATCTCCAGAAATTCATCAAAAAAGTTAATAGTTTAAAAAAAATGATTGAGTCAATAGAAAAATCTGCCGAGAGAAAAGAACGATTAGCATCTTGTTCCAATCACCAGGAAGTAGTTGATCTTGCCAAATCTTGGGGATTTGAAATCGGAGAACGTTGGGGGGAGAAATAA
- a CDS encoding chlorophyll a/b binding light-harvesting protein, with protein MQTYGNPSVTYGWWAGNAGVTNRSGKFIAAHAAHTGLIAFAAGAATLWELARFDPSISMGHQSSIFLAHLASIGIGFDETGSVWTGANVASVAIVHLVASMVYGAGGLLHSLYFSSDMQESDVKQARKFKLEWDNPKNLTFILGHHLLFFGVANIWFVEWARIHGIYDPAIDAIRQVEYNLNLNAIWSHQFDFLSIDSLEDVMGGHAFLAFLQISGGALHIAQKTGQYTKYKGAGLLSAEAVLSWSLAGIGWMAIVAAFWCAQNTTVYPTEFFGEPLIQKFTIAPYWIDSGDFSDSNAFFGHSTRAALTNVHYYFGFFFIQGHLWHALRSMGFNFKDVLSSLNVKSA; from the coding sequence ATGCAGACTTATGGAAATCCAAGCGTTACATACGGTTGGTGGGCTGGAAATGCTGGGGTAACAAACCGATCAGGTAAGTTTATCGCCGCTCATGCTGCTCACACTGGATTAATAGCTTTTGCTGCTGGTGCAGCAACTTTGTGGGAACTCGCACGTTTTGATCCTTCAATCTCTATGGGTCATCAGAGTTCGATTTTTTTAGCTCATCTCGCTTCTATAGGTATTGGTTTTGATGAAACTGGATCTGTATGGACCGGGGCTAATGTTGCTTCAGTAGCAATTGTTCACCTTGTAGCGTCAATGGTTTATGGGGCTGGAGGGCTTTTGCACTCTCTGTATTTCAGCTCAGATATGCAAGAAAGTGACGTTAAGCAAGCTAGAAAGTTTAAACTCGAATGGGATAATCCCAAAAATTTAACTTTTATTCTTGGCCATCACCTCCTTTTCTTTGGGGTAGCAAACATTTGGTTTGTTGAATGGGCGAGAATTCATGGAATCTATGACCCTGCAATAGATGCTATTCGTCAGGTTGAATACAACTTGAATTTGAACGCTATCTGGAGTCATCAATTTGATTTTTTATCAATAGATAGCCTCGAAGATGTTATGGGAGGGCATGCATTTTTGGCATTTCTTCAAATAAGTGGAGGTGCTTTGCATATTGCTCAAAAAACTGGCCAGTACACTAAATACAAAGGTGCTGGGCTTCTATCTGCTGAAGCAGTTTTATCTTGGTCTCTAGCCGGCATAGGTTGGATGGCAATTGTTGCAGCATTTTGGTGTGCACAGAACACAACTGTTTATCCAACTGAGTTTTTTGGAGAGCCTTTAATTCAGAAATTTACTATTGCTCCTTATTGGATAGATAGTGGAGATTTTTCTGATAGCAATGCTTTCTTTGGTCATAGCACAAGAGCTGCTTTAACAAACGTCCATTACTATTTTGGATTCTTCTTTATCCAAGGTCATTTATGGCATGCTCTTAGATCTATGGGCTTTAATTTTAAAGACGTACTTAGTTCATTGAACGTTAAATCAGCATAG
- a CDS encoding MATH domain-containing protein: MQDLPSPPTSISHRELSSLLSKAYKDKGEENTKSIKQQRELEEYKELIDSWKTLSKELLSKLEKKGEYLAEGKDNSSIMALGAMEVHLNMALQALKASERTG, translated from the coding sequence ATGCAAGATCTACCATCACCCCCTACTTCTATTAGCCACAGAGAATTAAGTTCTCTTTTAAGCAAAGCTTATAAAGATAAGGGCGAAGAAAATACTAAATCAATCAAGCAGCAAAGAGAATTAGAAGAATACAAAGAACTAATTGATAGTTGGAAAACATTAAGCAAAGAGCTACTATCTAAACTTGAAAAAAAAGGAGAATACCTTGCAGAAGGCAAAGACAATAGTTCTATAATGGCTTTGGGTGCAATGGAAGTTCACCTAAATATGGCACTTCAAGCCTTAAAAGCCTCAGAGAGAACGGGTTAA
- the murD gene encoding UDP-N-acetylmuramoyl-L-alanine--D-glutamate ligase has translation MVKKKNSNAISVVIGLGKSGISAAKLLKKKGKKVVVIEKERSKEYLEISKRLEVLGITVALGKSLVISSFYPWIEDISEVITSPAIPWDHMTLVQLRNLGIKVQGEISLAWENLKHIPWIAITGTNGKTTVTAMINHVLKKNNINSLMGGNIGYPASEIALNELNNGKSIPSCLVMELSSYQIESASEITPQIGIWTTFTPDHLERHKNIDNYFKIKKKLIDQSSIRIYNSDDEYLNNHKEKLSDGIWISAQGEENGGFRTAYWINQAGIVCEKESELFHSSILSMPGEHNLQNLLIVTAALRKLDLSAEEIKFGLSDFYGVPHRLEYIGKIDNIKVFNDSKATNYDSAIVGLKSIQDPLVVLAGGKIKQGEPSKWLEQLNKSACSIYLFGESAQSLKELILESGFKAHLSIHRSLTEASFAAFKMGKGLGASSILLSPACSSFDQYQNFEERGNDFKELFKKYKEKV, from the coding sequence TTGGTTAAGAAAAAAAACTCAAATGCAATATCAGTTGTTATTGGCTTAGGTAAATCTGGAATAAGCGCTGCCAAGCTATTGAAAAAAAAAGGTAAAAAAGTAGTAGTGATAGAAAAAGAAAGAAGTAAAGAATATTTAGAGATTTCAAAAAGGTTAGAAGTTTTAGGAATTACTGTAGCACTTGGAAAATCTCTAGTCATATCAAGCTTTTATCCATGGATTGAAGATATTTCTGAAGTAATTACTAGTCCAGCAATTCCATGGGATCACATGACATTAGTTCAATTGAGAAATCTAGGAATAAAAGTGCAGGGGGAAATTTCTCTTGCCTGGGAAAATCTTAAACACATTCCTTGGATTGCGATAACAGGTACAAATGGAAAGACAACAGTTACAGCAATGATTAATCATGTTTTAAAGAAAAATAATATTAACTCTCTTATGGGAGGGAATATTGGCTATCCAGCATCAGAGATTGCATTAAATGAATTAAATAATGGGAAAAGTATTCCATCCTGCTTAGTCATGGAATTAAGCAGCTACCAAATTGAATCAGCCTCAGAAATCACTCCGCAGATAGGAATATGGACAACTTTCACACCCGATCATTTAGAGCGCCATAAAAACATAGATAATTATTTTAAAATCAAAAAAAAGCTTATAGATCAATCATCTATACGAATTTATAACTCTGATGATGAATATTTAAATAATCACAAAGAAAAACTAAGTGATGGGATATGGATAAGTGCACAAGGAGAAGAAAATGGAGGCTTCAGAACTGCTTACTGGATCAATCAAGCAGGCATAGTTTGCGAGAAAGAAAGTGAATTATTCCATTCATCAATTCTTTCAATGCCAGGAGAGCATAATCTTCAAAATCTACTAATTGTGACTGCAGCATTGCGAAAACTAGATCTTTCAGCTGAAGAAATTAAATTTGGCCTATCAGATTTCTACGGGGTCCCACATAGGCTCGAATATATTGGTAAAATAGACAACATCAAAGTATTTAATGACAGCAAAGCTACTAACTATGATTCAGCAATAGTTGGACTTAAATCCATTCAAGATCCATTAGTAGTTTTAGCTGGTGGAAAAATAAAGCAAGGCGAACCTTCTAAATGGCTTGAACAACTGAATAAGAGCGCATGTAGTATTTATCTATTTGGCGAGTCAGCTCAATCACTTAAAGAATTAATCTTAGAGTCAGGTTTTAAAGCACATTTATCTATTCATAGAAGTCTTACTGAAGCTTCTTTTGCCGCTTTCAAAATGGGAAAAGGCCTTGGAGCTTCAAGTATTTTGCTTTCTCCAGCATGCTCTAGCTTTGACCAATATCAAAACTTTGAAGAAAGAGGAAATGATTTCAAGGAGTTATTCAAGAAATATAAAGAGAAAGTATAA